Proteins from a genomic interval of Phycisphaerae bacterium:
- a CDS encoding transglutaminase domain-containing protein: MIWMSMLLSALAAAGQTDAGPLSGAAQLFTSDEPIMVRVRQLVADGRLREAENLLQAEQKIDDPRRSQAAADALEIIRRIRRDYRLELPALVERLRSPIPDVTAADVERWRAAGEVQYRVLDGRPCYFIREPSNIFRFCEEARQRRDAHAATQAAPAPDKKAQAEQQMIEHIRKALAAADASGKTEVLPIRQRIRYKLTVAPNRPGARSGSLVRCWLPFPQEYRQQKQVRLIRTAPTECKLAPNAEGNQILTGAAQRTVYLEQKISDPAQPVVFEEEFEYVCYAFCPKLDDAAARPLPDDWGKACLEERPPHVVFTPELREAVKQAVGDETNPLAQARKIFYYINTRMKYCAEEEYSIIPSCTRKGLATWRGDCGIHAMLFIAMCRSVGIPARWQSGWETQPLEWNMHDWAEFYVEPWGWLPADASYGLKKSDDPRIRDFFFGHMDSYRMIVNLDYGWQLDPPKHSLRSEPADFQRGEVEIDGRNLYYDEWDWDFSFDLQPVDD, from the coding sequence ATGATCTGGATGTCGATGCTATTGAGTGCACTGGCCGCCGCCGGACAAACGGATGCCGGTCCTCTGTCGGGGGCCGCACAGTTGTTCACCTCTGATGAGCCCATCATGGTTCGCGTGCGGCAGTTGGTCGCCGACGGTCGTCTGCGTGAGGCCGAGAACCTCTTGCAGGCCGAACAGAAGATCGATGATCCACGTCGCAGCCAAGCCGCCGCCGACGCCCTGGAAATCATCCGCCGGATTCGACGCGACTACCGCCTGGAATTGCCGGCGCTCGTCGAGCGGCTCCGCTCGCCCATCCCCGATGTAACCGCGGCCGACGTCGAGCGGTGGCGGGCGGCCGGCGAGGTTCAATACCGCGTTTTAGACGGCCGGCCGTGCTATTTCATCCGCGAACCGTCGAACATCTTCCGTTTCTGCGAAGAAGCCAGGCAGCGTCGTGATGCGCATGCCGCAACGCAGGCCGCTCCTGCACCGGACAAGAAGGCACAGGCCGAGCAGCAGATGATCGAGCACATCCGCAAGGCGCTGGCCGCGGCCGACGCATCAGGCAAGACCGAGGTGCTACCCATCCGGCAACGCATCCGGTACAAGCTCACCGTCGCCCCCAATCGCCCTGGCGCCAGGTCCGGCTCCCTGGTGCGATGCTGGCTGCCGTTCCCCCAGGAATACCGCCAGCAGAAGCAGGTGCGGCTGATCCGCACCGCGCCGACGGAGTGCAAGCTTGCACCCAATGCCGAGGGTAATCAGATCCTCACCGGTGCTGCCCAGCGGACCGTGTACCTGGAACAGAAGATCAGCGATCCGGCCCAGCCGGTGGTCTTCGAGGAAGAGTTCGAGTATGTCTGCTATGCGTTCTGCCCGAAGCTGGACGATGCCGCCGCTCGACCCCTGCCGGACGACTGGGGTAAGGCTTGTCTGGAAGAACGGCCCCCGCACGTCGTGTTTACACCCGAGCTGCGCGAGGCCGTGAAACAGGCCGTCGGCGACGAGACCAATCCCCTGGCACAGGCTCGGAAGATCTTCTACTACATCAACACCAGGATGAAGTACTGCGCGGAGGAGGAGTACTCGATCATCCCCAGTTGCACGCGTAAAGGGCTGGCCACCTGGCGGGGCGACTGCGGCATCCACGCCATGTTGTTCATCGCCATGTGTCGCTCAGTCGGCATACCCGCTCGATGGCAGTCCGGCTGGGAAACGCAACCGCTCGAATGGAACATGCACGACTGGGCCGAGTTCTACGTGGAGCCGTGGGGCTGGCTCCCGGCCGACGCTTCCTATGGCCTCAAGAAGTCGGATGACCCGAGGATACGCGACTTCTTCTTCGGCCATATGGATTCCTACCGGATGATCGTGAATCTGGACTATGGCTGGCAGCTCGATCCGCCCAAGCACAGCTTGCGAAGCGAGCCCGCCGATTTTCAGCGGGGTGAAGTCGAAATCGACGGCCGCAACCTCTATTATGATGAGTGGGACTGGGATTTCAGCTTCGATCTACAGCCGGTTGATGACTGA
- a CDS encoding N-acetylmuramoyl-L-alanine amidase → MTGNLRALFAAFAIVVLSGLCGCSPTRYGQRPGDPLMRCGDEIVAAGRFFHTGTPVVLWMDPGGYDAYRCRRHFEPELIMPHTPAAPLDPNRYGTRRNLPKDVEERIKDRGWSLDEARRVVDQFVIHYDACGTSARCFKVLHDLRGLSVHFLLDIDGTVYQTLDLKERAWHAGTANDRSLGVEIAHIGAYGDMKTLDEWYAKDLFGWPYVSPPKWVKERRVRTPWFMGRAARKEVVTGNINGRDLMQYDFTCEQYDALIKLTAALNRIFPRLRLDYPRGNDGRVRTEVFSEQELAAWSGLLGHMHVTKEKIDPGPAFDWDRVVEGARRERGTTW, encoded by the coding sequence ATGACAGGAAACCTCCGAGCATTGTTTGCCGCGTTTGCGATCGTTGTCCTATCGGGGTTGTGCGGGTGTTCGCCGACCAGATACGGCCAGCGCCCCGGCGATCCGCTGATGCGGTGCGGCGACGAAATCGTTGCCGCCGGCCGGTTCTTTCACACCGGTACTCCTGTTGTCCTCTGGATGGACCCGGGCGGATACGATGCTTACCGCTGCCGGCGCCATTTTGAACCCGAACTGATCATGCCGCACACGCCGGCCGCTCCGCTGGATCCCAACCGCTACGGAACCCGGCGGAACCTGCCCAAGGACGTCGAGGAGCGTATAAAGGACCGCGGATGGAGCCTCGATGAAGCCCGACGGGTGGTCGATCAGTTCGTGATTCACTACGACGCATGCGGGACATCGGCTCGCTGTTTCAAGGTCCTGCACGACCTCCGCGGCCTGTCCGTCCATTTCTTGCTCGATATTGACGGGACCGTCTACCAGACGCTGGATCTCAAGGAGCGGGCTTGGCACGCCGGCACGGCCAACGACCGCTCCCTCGGTGTCGAGATCGCTCATATCGGAGCCTACGGCGACATGAAGACGCTCGACGAGTGGTATGCCAAGGACTTGTTTGGCTGGCCGTACGTGTCACCCCCCAAGTGGGTGAAAGAACGTCGGGTCCGGACGCCCTGGTTCATGGGACGAGCGGCCAGAAAGGAAGTGGTCACCGGCAACATCAACGGCCGCGACCTGATGCAATACGACTTCACCTGCGAGCAGTATGACGCTCTGATCAAGCTGACTGCGGCGCTGAACCGCATCTTCCCGCGACTGAGGCTCGATTACCCTCGCGGCAATGACGGCCGCGTGCGAACTGAGGTCTTCTCCGAGCAGGAACTTGCCGCGTGGTCGGGACTGCTGGGTCACATGCACGTCACCAAGGAAAAGATCGATCCCGGTCCGGCGTTCGACTGGGACCGGGTGGTCGAGGGGGCTCGTCGCGAAAGAGGAACGACTTGGTAA
- a CDS encoding uroporphyrinogen decarboxylase family protein — MDDPLAHLPEPQPDVERLKTVLRRGCPDRIPLFELAIAEEVLAELNAGSLLPPPADGEKSRLRAWAEQRVRLWWRLGYDYYRVRVNIPFTVDYGQASEGAPAAVVGRQWVNEQQGLIQTRRDIERYPWPSPDSFGFEQAEAAIACLPEGMEAIGFSGGVLEWAGTLMGLEHFMIMLHEEPDLVKEVVDRVGSLLLAAFERFCTMPEVFALWLGDDMGFKTATLISPDHLREYILPWHRRFAELAHRTGRFFLLHSCGYVESVMPDLIEYVGIDGKHSFEDAIVPVEEFKGRWGDRVAVLGGLDVDLLSRAPREVVCRRTGEILERCSPGGGYACGSGNSVTNYVPADNFLAMVETVHRFNGRMS, encoded by the coding sequence ATGGATGATCCGCTGGCTCATTTGCCCGAACCCCAGCCCGATGTGGAGCGACTGAAGACCGTTCTGCGCCGAGGCTGTCCCGACCGGATCCCGCTGTTTGAGTTGGCCATCGCGGAGGAAGTGCTTGCGGAGTTGAACGCCGGTTCTCTCCTGCCGCCGCCTGCCGACGGCGAAAAGTCTCGATTGCGGGCCTGGGCCGAACAGAGGGTGCGATTATGGTGGCGGCTCGGGTATGACTACTACAGGGTGCGAGTGAACATCCCGTTCACGGTCGATTACGGACAAGCGTCTGAAGGGGCGCCCGCCGCGGTGGTCGGCAGACAGTGGGTCAACGAGCAGCAGGGCCTGATCCAGACCCGCCGGGACATCGAAAGATATCCCTGGCCGAGCCCCGATTCGTTCGGTTTCGAGCAGGCAGAGGCGGCCATCGCTTGTCTGCCCGAAGGCATGGAGGCCATCGGTTTCTCAGGCGGCGTGCTCGAATGGGCCGGCACCCTCATGGGACTCGAGCATTTCATGATCATGCTCCATGAGGAGCCCGATTTGGTGAAAGAGGTGGTCGATCGCGTCGGATCGCTGTTGCTGGCCGCTTTCGAGCGTTTCTGCACCATGCCCGAGGTGTTTGCTCTGTGGCTGGGCGACGACATGGGTTTCAAAACCGCCACATTGATCAGTCCCGATCACCTGCGAGAGTACATCCTGCCGTGGCACCGCCGTTTCGCGGAACTGGCCCACCGAACGGGCCGGTTTTTCCTCCTCCACAGTTGCGGATACGTCGAGTCGGTCATGCCCGATCTGATCGAGTACGTGGGCATCGACGGCAAACACAGTTTCGAGGACGCGATTGTGCCCGTCGAGGAATTCAAGGGGCGGTGGGGCGATCGAGTGGCCGTCCTGGGCGGCCTGGATGTTGATCTGTTGAGTCGGGCTCCGCGCGAGGTCGTCTGTCGGCGTACAGGCGAGATCCTCGAACGATGTTCGCCCGGAGGGGGATACGCCTGCGGTTCCGGCAACTCCGTCACGAACTACGTGCCTGCCGACAACTTCCTGGCCATGGTCGAGACGGTTCATCGGTTCAACGGCCGGATGTCGTGA
- a CDS encoding DUF1343 domain-containing protein, with product MHQYRRVFPISTLFLDVLLCVGFVPSWAAAAPAAAKDAAVQNGVDVLIADDFSLLAGKRVGLITNPTGVTRDLRSTIEVLHKSGKVKLVALFGLEHGVRGNVHAGDKINDSNDPATGLPVYSLYGKTPKPTTQMLKGIDALVYDVQDIGCRSYTYVSSMADAMEAAAENGVGFVVLDRPNPLTGNRIEGRPLDLKYKSHVGYFPIPYIYGMTCGELAKMINGEGWLAGGIKCDLTVVPLKGWRRDMWFDQTGLLWVPTSPHVPRADTSMFYAATGIMGELQVVSEGVGYTLPFELAGGPFVENAEAFADELTRRKLPGVQFRPTYFTPYYMDHVKGKACGGVQIYITDRDSVDLTAIQFHVMDAVRKLYPQVQLFGGKRDGMFDKVCGTDRIRKMFLEGKSADEIVKYWNSGRDSFMKQRAKYLIYR from the coding sequence ATGCATCAGTACCGGAGAGTGTTTCCAATCTCGACATTGTTTCTGGACGTTCTCCTGTGCGTCGGATTCGTTCCCTCATGGGCCGCCGCCGCACCTGCAGCCGCAAAAGACGCGGCCGTTCAAAACGGCGTCGACGTTCTGATTGCCGACGACTTTTCCCTCCTGGCCGGCAAACGCGTCGGGCTGATCACCAATCCGACCGGCGTCACCCGCGACCTGCGCAGCACCATCGAAGTGCTGCATAAGTCCGGCAAGGTAAAGTTGGTTGCCCTGTTTGGGCTTGAACACGGCGTCCGCGGCAACGTCCACGCGGGCGATAAGATCAACGACTCGAACGACCCCGCTACCGGTCTGCCCGTCTACTCGCTTTACGGCAAAACCCCAAAGCCGACCACGCAGATGCTCAAAGGTATCGACGCCCTTGTCTATGACGTTCAGGATATCGGTTGTCGATCATACACCTACGTCAGTTCCATGGCCGATGCAATGGAAGCAGCGGCCGAAAACGGGGTTGGCTTCGTCGTTCTCGATCGCCCTAATCCCCTGACCGGCAATCGCATCGAAGGACGCCCCCTCGATCTCAAGTACAAATCCCACGTGGGGTACTTCCCTATTCCATACATCTACGGCATGACCTGCGGTGAACTGGCGAAAATGATCAACGGCGAGGGCTGGCTGGCGGGAGGCATCAAGTGCGACCTGACGGTCGTCCCGCTCAAAGGCTGGCGACGCGACATGTGGTTCGACCAGACGGGTTTGTTGTGGGTCCCCACCTCGCCGCACGTTCCGCGCGCGGATACGTCGATGTTCTATGCCGCGACGGGCATTATGGGCGAGTTGCAAGTCGTCAGCGAGGGCGTCGGTTACACGCTGCCGTTTGAGTTGGCCGGCGGACCGTTCGTGGAGAATGCCGAGGCCTTTGCCGATGAGTTGACTCGCCGCAAGCTTCCTGGTGTGCAGTTCCGGCCGACCTACTTCACACCGTACTACATGGATCATGTTAAGGGCAAGGCCTGCGGCGGCGTCCAGATCTACATCACCGACCGCGACTCGGTGGACCTCACAGCGATTCAGTTCCATGTCATGGACGCGGTCCGCAAGCTCTATCCGCAGGTCCAACTGTTCGGTGGCAAGCGGGACGGCATGTTCGACAAAGTCTGCGGAACCGACCGGATCCGCAAGATGTTCCTGGAGGGCAAGTCTGCTGATGAGATCGTGAAGTACTGGAACTCCGGCCGCGATTCATTCATGAAGCAGCGGGCGAAGTACTTAATCTACAGATGA